A single region of the Gorilla gorilla gorilla isolate KB3781 chromosome 1, NHGRI_mGorGor1-v2.1_pri, whole genome shotgun sequence genome encodes:
- the TMEM278 gene encoding transmembrane protein 88B, whose translation MSEQGRETEEEEGGGGASDTAPMLPRGPPDHQASALTCPGWSGPLLLPGQLLAGLLLHLLLPAAAFLLVLLPVAAVVYLGFLCHSRVHPAPGPRCRALFSDRGSAALIVFGLLSLPPLLVLASAVRARLARRLRPLLPPPAGTPGPRRPPGRPDEDEQLCAWV comes from the exons ATGAGTGAGCAGGGGAGGGagacggaggaggaggaggggggaggtggTGCTTCCGACACAGCGCCCATGCTGCCCCGGGGACCTCCGGACCACCAGGCCTCAGCCCTGACGTGCCCAGGGTGGTCGGGGCCCCTGCTGCTGCCCGGCCAGCTGCTGGCTGGGCTCCTGCTGCACCTCCTGCTGCCCGCCGCAGCCTTCCTGCTGGTGCTCCTGCCCGTGGCGGCCGTCGTCTACCTGGGATTCCTGTGCCACTCGAGG GTCCACCCCGCTCCGGGTCCCCGGTGCCGGGCGCTGTTCTCGGACCGCGGCTCCGCGGCGCTCATCGTGTTCGGGCTTCTCTCGCTGCCGCCGCTGCTGGTGCTCGCCTCGGCCGTCCGCGCCCGCCTAGCCCGGCGCCTCCGCCCGCTGCTGCCTCCGCCCGCTGGGACCCCCGGACCCCGCCGCCCCCCGGGGCGCCCCGACGAGGACGAGCAACTCTGCGCCTGGGTGTGA
- the VWA1 gene encoding von Willebrand factor A domain-containing protein 1 isoform X2 encodes MLPWTALGLALSLRLALARSGAERGAQGPGRHRVHCQHRPRQLPGAVSRCLSPCREAPALCGRG; translated from the exons ATGCTGCCCTGGACGGCGCTCGGCCTGGCCCTGAGCTTGCGGCTGGCGCTGGCGCGGAGCGGCGCGGAGCGCG GAGCTCAAGGACCTGGGCGTCACCGTGTTCATTGTCAGCACCGGCCGAGGCAACTTCCTGGAGCTGTCAGCCGCTGCCTCAGCCCCTGCCGAGAAGCACCTGCACTTTGTGGACGTGGATGA